In one window of Micromonospora cathayae DNA:
- a CDS encoding ammonium transporter, translating into MPEAPTIDTGNTAWLLISSAIVLLMTPGLALFYGGLNRSKGVLNMIMMSFSAMGLISILWLFYGFSLAFGEDKASVIGDVGQYLGTKTFMAETDLWGETGIPLYVFMAFQMMFAIITVALISGAISDRAKFSGWLIFAGAWATLVYFPVAHWVWGGGFIGAKLGALDFAGGTAVHINAGAAALALVLVLGKRLGWPKEAMKPHNVPMVALGTGLLWFGWFGFNAGSELTADSTTAIAFLNTQVCTAAAVLGWLVVEKVRDGRPTLVGASSGAIAGLVAITPACAFVAPWAAVLLGLVAGAVCALAVGLKYKLGYDDSLDVVGVHFVGGWIGCLWIGLFGTSSVSSLVADEGLFYGGGVAQLGVQALSALIVTVYSFAVAFVLGFVIEKTIGFRVSKEAEVDGIDIAEHAESGYDLSPSTGSAGGAFAMAGIGGTAPAAKPAEPTTPVSEKVAG; encoded by the coding sequence GTGCCTGAAGCACCGACGATCGATACCGGCAACACCGCGTGGTTGCTGATATCGAGCGCGATCGTGCTGCTCATGACGCCGGGTCTGGCGCTGTTCTACGGCGGTCTGAACCGGTCCAAGGGCGTGCTCAACATGATCATGATGAGTTTCTCCGCCATGGGGCTCATCAGCATTCTGTGGTTGTTCTACGGCTTCAGCCTCGCCTTCGGTGAGGACAAGGCCAGCGTGATCGGCGACGTCGGTCAGTACCTCGGCACCAAGACCTTCATGGCCGAGACCGACCTGTGGGGCGAGACCGGCATCCCGCTCTACGTGTTCATGGCCTTCCAGATGATGTTCGCGATCATCACCGTCGCGCTGATCAGCGGCGCGATCTCCGACCGGGCCAAGTTCTCCGGCTGGCTGATCTTCGCCGGGGCGTGGGCCACCCTGGTCTACTTCCCGGTCGCCCACTGGGTGTGGGGTGGCGGCTTCATCGGCGCCAAGCTCGGCGCGCTGGACTTCGCCGGTGGTACGGCGGTGCACATCAACGCCGGTGCCGCCGCGCTGGCCCTGGTGCTGGTGCTCGGCAAGCGACTCGGCTGGCCCAAGGAGGCCATGAAGCCGCACAACGTGCCGATGGTCGCCCTGGGCACCGGTCTGCTGTGGTTCGGTTGGTTCGGATTCAACGCCGGTTCCGAGCTGACCGCCGACTCGACCACCGCCATCGCGTTCCTCAACACCCAGGTCTGCACCGCCGCCGCGGTGCTCGGCTGGCTCGTCGTGGAGAAGGTCCGCGACGGTAGGCCGACCCTGGTCGGCGCGTCCTCCGGGGCCATCGCCGGTCTGGTCGCCATCACCCCGGCCTGTGCCTTCGTCGCCCCCTGGGCGGCGGTCCTGCTCGGCCTGGTCGCCGGTGCGGTCTGCGCCCTCGCCGTCGGCCTGAAGTACAAGCTCGGCTACGACGACTCGCTCGACGTGGTCGGCGTGCACTTCGTCGGCGGCTGGATCGGCTGCCTCTGGATCGGCCTCTTCGGCACCAGCTCGGTCAGCTCGCTCGTCGCCGACGAGGGCCTGTTCTACGGTGGCGGGGTCGCCCAGCTCGGCGTCCAGGCGCTCAGCGCCCTGATCGTCACGGTCTACTCCTTCGCGGTGGCCTTCGTGCTCGGCTTCGTGATCGAGAAGACCATCGGCTTCCGGGTCTCCAAGGAGGCCGAGGTCGACGGCATCGACATCGCCGAGCACGCGGAGAGCGGCTACGACCTGTCGCCGTCCACGGGCAGCGCCGGTGGGGCCTTCGCGATGGCCGGCATCGGCGGGACCGCACCGGCAGCGAAGCCGGCGGAGCCCACCACCCCGGTCAGCGAAAAGGTCGCCGGTTAA
- a CDS encoding alkaline phosphatase D family protein yields MPSPRLLIGPLLRRVVGTRATVWVETSAPAVVRVRTADGAAGSASTFSAYDHHYALVVVDGLTPDSSTTYEVLVDDEVAWPEPRDPYPPSVIRTRAADDHDQPVRLVFGSCRETTQHATTRKLPPDALDAYARRLMADPDDADRPDLLVLLGDQVYADVTSPTVRRLLRRRRRRPKGAPADQVVSFDEYTKLYLESWRDPEIRWLLATVPSVMIFDDHEIIDDWNTSAAWRADMREQPWWAERIGSGLASYWVYQHLGNLDPDEIAADPVYAKVTAAGDATGILKEFGHRVDQESDLAHDTERWRTVQYQWSYALDIGRTRLVMLDNRCSRVLEPGLRAMLPPGEWSWFVDQAHGVYDHLVVGSSLPWLLPPGIHHVEAWNEKLAASRRPWVAKVSEQLRRALDLEHWAAFQRSFEALGALFARIGSGTPGAPGDRVGAGPAYAPPASISVLGGDVHHSYVARARFGAGMATPVHQLTCSPIHNQVPAGMRPLMRLGWSAGPSAAVRALSRSAGVRRSAVRWKKLAGPYFGNAVGTLLHRGRAAEVTIEGTTGDGQLRTVAQQRLTAGG; encoded by the coding sequence ATGCCCAGCCCCCGCCTGCTCATCGGTCCGTTGCTGCGACGGGTCGTCGGCACGCGGGCCACCGTCTGGGTGGAGACCAGCGCCCCGGCCGTGGTCCGGGTCCGCACCGCCGACGGGGCCGCCGGCAGCGCGTCCACCTTCTCCGCGTACGACCACCACTACGCGCTGGTGGTGGTGGACGGGCTCACCCCGGACAGCAGCACCACGTACGAGGTGCTGGTCGACGACGAGGTGGCCTGGCCGGAGCCGCGCGACCCGTACCCGCCGAGCGTGATCCGGACCCGCGCGGCCGACGACCACGACCAGCCGGTACGCCTGGTCTTCGGCTCCTGCCGGGAGACCACCCAGCACGCCACCACCCGCAAGCTGCCCCCGGACGCCCTCGACGCGTACGCCCGGCGGTTGATGGCCGACCCGGACGACGCGGACCGGCCCGACCTGCTGGTGCTGCTGGGTGACCAGGTCTACGCCGACGTGACCTCGCCCACCGTGCGGCGGCTGCTGCGTCGACGTCGGCGGCGGCCGAAGGGCGCCCCGGCGGACCAGGTGGTGAGCTTCGACGAGTACACCAAGCTGTACCTGGAGTCGTGGCGGGATCCGGAGATCCGCTGGCTGCTCGCCACCGTGCCGAGCGTGATGATCTTCGACGACCACGAGATCATCGACGACTGGAACACCTCCGCCGCCTGGCGGGCGGACATGCGCGAGCAGCCCTGGTGGGCGGAGCGGATCGGCAGCGGGCTCGCCTCCTACTGGGTCTACCAGCACCTGGGCAACCTGGACCCGGACGAGATCGCCGCCGACCCGGTCTACGCCAAGGTCACCGCCGCCGGGGACGCCACCGGGATCCTCAAGGAGTTCGGGCACCGGGTCGACCAGGAGTCCGACCTGGCGCACGACACCGAACGCTGGCGCACCGTGCAGTACCAGTGGAGCTACGCGCTGGACATCGGCCGCACCCGGCTGGTCATGCTGGACAACCGGTGCAGCCGGGTGCTGGAGCCGGGCCTGCGGGCGATGCTGCCGCCCGGCGAGTGGTCCTGGTTCGTCGACCAGGCCCACGGCGTGTACGACCACCTGGTGGTCGGGTCGTCGCTGCCGTGGCTGCTGCCGCCGGGCATCCACCACGTCGAGGCGTGGAACGAGAAGCTCGCCGCGTCCCGCCGCCCCTGGGTGGCGAAGGTCTCGGAGCAGTTGCGCCGGGCGCTGGACCTGGAACACTGGGCCGCCTTCCAGCGCTCCTTCGAGGCGCTCGGGGCGCTGTTCGCCCGGATCGGGTCGGGGACGCCCGGCGCGCCCGGTGACCGGGTGGGGGCCGGCCCGGCGTACGCGCCACCGGCGTCGATCAGCGTGCTGGGCGGGGACGTGCACCACTCGTACGTGGCCCGGGCCCGGTTCGGTGCGGGCATGGCGACCCCGGTGCACCAGTTGACCTGCTCGCCGATCCACAACCAGGTGCCGGCCGGGATGCGCCCGCTGATGCGGCTGGGCTGGTCGGCCGGGCCGTCGGCGGCGGTCCGGGCGCTGTCCCGGTCGGCCGGGGTGCGCCGGTCGGCGGTGCGCTGGAAGAAGCTGGCCGGCCCGTACTTCGGCAACGCGGTGGGCACGCTGCTGCACCGGGGCCGGGCCGCCGAGGTGACCATCGAGGGCACCACCGGTGACGGCCAGCTACGCACGGTGGCGCAGCAGCGGCTGACGGCCGGCGGCTAG
- a CDS encoding MDR family MFS transporter, producing MTQAAAPPRTTGGEMTHRQVLEALSGLLLGMFVAILSSTVVSNALPRIITELRGGQSAYTWVVTSTLLAITATTPLWGKLADLTSKKMLVQLSLVIYVLGSVLAGLSQSTGQLIACRVVQGIGAGGLTALAQVIMATMIAPRERGRYSGYLGAVMAVGTIGGPLIGGVIVDTSWLGWRWCFYVGVPFAVAALVVLQKTLRLPVVKRPVTIDWWGATLITAAVSVLLIWVSLAGDRYDWISWQTAVMVVGALLLGAAAVLVETRAADPVIPPRLFRDRTITLATVASVAVGVGMFGASVFLSQYFQISRGQSPTMAGLMTLPMILGLLVSSTVTGRVITRTGRWKRYLVAGSALLTVGFALMGTLRYDTNFWLLSTYMAIVGVGLGMTMQNLVLAVQNTVGAHELGAASSVVAFFRSLGGAVGVSVLGAVLGHRVKDYLADGLTRLGVPASGTADGGTLPDVHTLPGPIRTVVESAYGHGAGDIFLAAAPFALIALIAVSFIKEVPLRRHTDPLTDEVEQESTVAVGAGAAVIRTGERG from the coding sequence ATGACCCAGGCCGCCGCGCCCCCTCGGACGACCGGCGGCGAGATGACCCACCGGCAGGTGCTGGAGGCCCTCTCCGGCCTGCTGCTGGGCATGTTCGTCGCGATCCTCTCCTCCACCGTCGTCTCGAACGCGCTGCCCCGGATCATCACCGAGCTGCGCGGCGGGCAGTCCGCGTACACGTGGGTGGTCACCTCGACGCTGCTCGCCATCACCGCCACCACCCCGCTGTGGGGCAAGCTCGCCGACCTCACCAGCAAGAAGATGCTGGTCCAGCTCTCCCTGGTGATCTACGTCCTGGGTTCGGTGCTGGCCGGCCTGTCCCAGTCCACCGGGCAGCTGATCGCCTGCCGGGTGGTGCAGGGCATCGGGGCCGGCGGTCTCACCGCACTGGCCCAGGTGATCATGGCGACGATGATCGCGCCCCGCGAGCGCGGCCGGTACAGCGGCTACCTGGGCGCGGTGATGGCCGTCGGCACCATCGGCGGCCCGCTGATCGGCGGCGTCATCGTCGACACCTCCTGGCTCGGCTGGCGCTGGTGCTTCTACGTCGGGGTGCCGTTCGCCGTCGCCGCCCTGGTGGTGCTCCAGAAGACGCTGCGCCTGCCGGTGGTCAAGCGCCCGGTGACCATCGACTGGTGGGGGGCCACCCTGATCACCGCCGCCGTCTCGGTGCTGCTGATCTGGGTCTCCCTCGCCGGCGACAGGTACGACTGGATCTCCTGGCAGACCGCCGTCATGGTGGTCGGGGCGCTGCTGCTCGGCGCGGCGGCGGTCCTGGTCGAGACCCGGGCGGCCGACCCGGTCATCCCGCCCCGGCTGTTCCGCGACCGCACCATCACCCTGGCCACCGTGGCCAGCGTCGCGGTCGGCGTCGGCATGTTCGGCGCGTCGGTCTTCCTCAGCCAGTACTTCCAGATCAGCCGGGGCCAGAGCCCGACCATGGCCGGCCTGATGACCCTGCCGATGATCCTCGGCCTGCTGGTCTCCTCCACCGTCACCGGCCGGGTGATCACCCGGACCGGCCGCTGGAAGCGGTACCTGGTCGCCGGCTCGGCGCTGCTCACCGTCGGTTTCGCGCTGATGGGCACACTCCGCTACGACACCAACTTCTGGCTGCTCAGCACGTACATGGCGATCGTCGGCGTCGGCCTGGGCATGACCATGCAGAACCTGGTGCTCGCCGTGCAGAACACCGTCGGCGCGCACGAACTGGGCGCGGCCAGCTCGGTGGTGGCGTTCTTCCGCAGCCTCGGCGGCGCGGTCGGCGTCTCCGTCCTCGGCGCGGTGCTCGGCCACCGGGTGAAGGACTACCTGGCCGACGGCCTGACCCGGCTCGGCGTCCCGGCCTCCGGCACGGCCGACGGCGGCACCCTGCCCGACGTGCACACCCTGCCCGGACCGATCCGGACCGTCGTGGAGAGCGCGTACGGCCACGGCGCCGGCGACATCTTCCTGGCCGCCGCCCCGTTCGCGCTGATCGCGCTGATCGCGGTCAGCTTCATCAAGGAGGTCCCGCTGCGGCGGCACACCGACCCGCTGACCGACGAGGTCGAGCAGGAGTCGACGGTGGCCGTCGGGGCGGGCGCGGCGGTGATCCGCACCGGCGAACGCGGCTGA
- a CDS encoding universal stress protein: MTVGPPVDRQEYGPRARPLPFERGTDGPRVVLVGVDGTRTSLRAAAYAAGLARRQGSALVVVFVSSPAPYTALADGVVAGAVQRTQDELAADLRAECRQGAEELGLPVTFLCRRGDAYAELRAAADETRADLVVVGSSEQAGHRFVGSVATRLVRAGRWPVVVVP, encoded by the coding sequence ATGACCGTGGGACCACCGGTGGACCGGCAGGAGTACGGCCCGCGCGCCCGGCCGCTGCCGTTCGAACGCGGCACCGACGGCCCCCGCGTGGTGCTGGTCGGCGTGGACGGCACCCGCACCTCGCTGCGCGCCGCCGCGTACGCGGCCGGACTGGCCCGCCGGCAGGGGTCCGCGCTGGTGGTGGTCTTCGTCAGCTCCCCGGCCCCCTACACCGCCCTGGCCGACGGGGTGGTGGCCGGCGCGGTCCAGCGCACCCAGGACGAGCTGGCCGCCGACCTGCGGGCGGAGTGCCGCCAGGGTGCCGAGGAGCTGGGACTGCCGGTCACCTTCCTGTGCCGGCGCGGCGACGCGTACGCCGAACTGCGCGCGGCGGCCGACGAGACCCGGGCCGACCTGGTGGTGGTCGGCTCGTCCGAGCAGGCCGGGCACCGGTTCGTCGGCTCGGTCGCCACCCGGCTGGTCCGGGCCGGCCGCTGGCCGGTCGTCGTGGTCCCCTAG
- the ftsY gene encoding signal recognition particle-docking protein FtsY, producing MADYLVVALVLLGVLLLSVVGLVVPKLRKRPEPPLPRTQAPTRVEERPTAPPAETSGAVVVEPPVVEVPPVVEAPPLEVPEPTAGRLVRLRSRLSRSQNAFGKGLLGLLSRDRLDEDAWEEIEDSLITADVGIDATREIVDRLRERTRVLGTRDTTELRALLAAELVNALDPTLDRSLRTAPKEGAPAVLLVVGVNGAGKTTTCGKIARVLVADGRSVLLGAADTFRAAAADQLETWGGRVGAETVRGPEAADPASVAFDAVKRGIETGVDTVLIDTAGRLQNKIGLMDELGKVKRVVEKHGPIDETLLILDATTGQNGLEQARVFTEVVNVTGVVLTKLDGTAKGGIVIAVQRKLGIPVKLVGLGEGKDDLAPFDPAQFVDALLGTEPLARDA from the coding sequence ATGGCGGATTACCTCGTAGTCGCACTGGTCCTGCTCGGTGTGCTGCTCCTGTCGGTGGTGGGGCTGGTGGTGCCCAAGCTGCGCAAGCGGCCGGAGCCCCCGCTGCCCCGGACGCAGGCACCGACCCGGGTCGAGGAGCGCCCGACCGCCCCGCCGGCCGAGACGTCCGGTGCGGTGGTGGTGGAGCCGCCGGTGGTCGAGGTGCCGCCGGTGGTGGAGGCGCCCCCGCTGGAGGTCCCCGAGCCGACCGCCGGCCGGCTGGTCCGGCTGCGCTCCCGGCTGTCCCGTTCGCAGAACGCCTTCGGCAAGGGGCTGCTCGGCCTGCTCAGCCGGGACCGGCTGGACGAGGACGCCTGGGAGGAGATCGAGGACAGCCTGATCACCGCCGACGTCGGCATCGACGCCACCCGGGAGATCGTCGACCGGCTGCGGGAGCGGACCCGGGTGCTCGGCACCCGGGACACCACCGAACTGCGCGCGCTGCTCGCCGCCGAGCTGGTCAACGCGCTCGACCCGACGCTGGACCGGTCGCTGCGGACCGCCCCGAAGGAGGGCGCGCCGGCGGTGCTGCTGGTGGTCGGGGTGAACGGCGCGGGCAAGACCACCACCTGCGGCAAGATCGCCCGGGTGCTGGTGGCCGACGGGCGCAGCGTGCTGCTCGGCGCGGCGGACACCTTCCGGGCCGCCGCCGCCGACCAGTTGGAGACCTGGGGCGGCCGGGTCGGCGCGGAGACCGTCCGGGGCCCGGAGGCGGCCGACCCGGCCAGCGTGGCGTTCGACGCGGTCAAGCGGGGCATCGAGACCGGGGTGGACACCGTCCTGATCGACACCGCCGGCCGGTTGCAGAACAAGATCGGTCTGATGGACGAGCTGGGCAAGGTCAAGCGGGTGGTGGAGAAGCACGGCCCGATCGACGAGACGCTGCTGATCCTGGACGCCACCACCGGCCAGAACGGCCTGGAGCAGGCCCGGGTCTTCACCGAGGTGGTCAACGTGACCGGCGTGGTGCTCACCAAGCTGGACGGCACGGCCAAGGGCGGCATCGTCATCGCCGTGCAGCGCAAACTCGGCATTCCGGTCAAACTGGTCGGGTTGGGTGAGGGCAAGGACGACCTGGCCCCGTTCGACCCGGCCCAGTTCGTCGACGCGCTGCTCGGCACCGAGCCGCTCGCCCGGGACGCGTAA
- a CDS encoding HAD-IA family hydrolase — translation MTRERPTALLVDLDGVLRRFDPAVAAGVERRHGLTPGVLTDIAMHWGRLQPVLVGQVSHADWLTSVADALAGPAGDREQARAAVDEWQAYRGEVDAEVLGFVREVRAAGIPVGLATNATDLLDADLAALGLADELDVVVNSSILGVHKPAKEYFRAACQALRTPPDRVLFVDDDDRMVSGARVAGLPAYRWSGPAGLRYLRAALAY, via the coding sequence GTGACTCGGGAACGGCCGACGGCGCTCCTGGTGGATCTCGACGGCGTGCTGCGCCGCTTCGACCCGGCGGTCGCGGCCGGGGTGGAGCGGCGGCACGGGCTCACCCCGGGGGTGCTCACCGACATCGCGATGCACTGGGGGCGGCTCCAGCCGGTGCTGGTCGGGCAGGTCAGCCACGCCGACTGGCTGACCAGCGTGGCGGACGCGCTGGCCGGGCCGGCCGGTGACCGGGAGCAGGCCCGGGCGGCGGTGGACGAGTGGCAGGCGTACCGGGGCGAGGTGGACGCCGAGGTGCTCGGCTTCGTCCGCGAGGTACGGGCCGCCGGGATCCCGGTCGGTCTCGCCACCAACGCCACCGACCTGCTCGACGCCGACCTGGCCGCGTTGGGGCTGGCCGACGAGCTGGACGTGGTGGTGAACTCCTCGATCCTCGGGGTGCACAAGCCGGCGAAGGAGTACTTCCGGGCGGCCTGCCAGGCGCTGCGTACCCCGCCGGACCGGGTGCTCTTCGTCGACGACGACGACCGTATGGTCAGCGGCGCCCGGGTGGCCGGACTGCCGGCGTACCGGTGGAGCGGGCCGGCGGGGTTGCGCTACCTGCGGGCCGCGTTGGCGTACTGA
- a CDS encoding DinB family protein, with protein MTWTAPQITRTPEAYVGDERTMVEGWLDYHRQTLLLKCAGLTAEQLRTPSVAPSGLTLLGLVRHMAEVEAWWFRENFARQTVDYPYFTEKNPDADFDVTDADAEADLAVFHREVELAWAAVVGRSLDETFTEVRPKGRTFNLRWVYLHMIEEYARHNGHADLIRERLDGVTGD; from the coding sequence ATGACCTGGACAGCACCGCAGATCACCCGTACCCCCGAGGCGTACGTCGGCGACGAACGCACCATGGTGGAGGGCTGGCTCGACTACCACCGGCAGACCCTGCTGCTCAAGTGCGCGGGGCTGACCGCCGAGCAGCTCCGCACACCCAGCGTCGCCCCGTCCGGGCTGACCCTGCTCGGACTGGTCCGGCACATGGCCGAGGTCGAAGCCTGGTGGTTCCGGGAGAACTTCGCCCGGCAGACGGTCGACTACCCGTACTTCACCGAGAAGAACCCGGACGCCGACTTCGACGTCACCGACGCCGACGCCGAGGCGGACCTGGCCGTCTTCCACCGCGAGGTGGAACTGGCCTGGGCCGCCGTGGTCGGCCGGTCGCTCGACGAGACGTTCACCGAGGTCAGGCCGAAGGGCCGGACGTTCAACCTGCGCTGGGTGTACCTGCACATGATCGAGGAGTACGCCCGGCACAACGGCCACGCCGACCTGATCCGGGAACGCCTCGACGGCGTGACCGGCGACTGA
- a CDS encoding P-II family nitrogen regulator — MKLVTAVIKPYQLDAVKEALHALGVAGLTVSEVQGYGRQKGHTEVYRGAEYTVEFLPKIRVEVLTDEIDVEKVVDAVVGAARTGKIGDGKVWVTAVEDVVRVRTGERGLDAL, encoded by the coding sequence ATGAAGCTGGTGACCGCGGTCATCAAGCCGTACCAGCTGGACGCGGTGAAGGAGGCCCTGCACGCCCTCGGCGTGGCCGGCCTGACCGTCAGCGAGGTCCAGGGGTACGGCCGGCAGAAGGGGCACACCGAGGTCTACCGGGGTGCCGAGTACACGGTCGAGTTCCTGCCCAAGATCCGGGTCGAGGTGCTCACCGACGAGATCGACGTCGAGAAGGTCGTGGACGCCGTCGTCGGCGCCGCCCGGACCGGCAAGATCGGCGACGGCAAGGTCTGGGTGACCGCCGTCGAGGACGTGGTCCGGGTGCGTACCGGCGAACGCGGCCTCGACGCCCTCTGA
- a CDS encoding aminoglycoside phosphotransferase family protein, with amino-acid sequence MTTDDRVHAGWRDQRHPAPGLGRPHVTAQEIPLHGGNVSTVVKVGDTVRRNAGPWTPAVHGLLRHLEYVGFTGAPRAYGMDERNREILSYMEGECGEYPLAPHWVTDEALVTVATMLRMFHDAQYGFVPPPGAVWRSFGPPPPDTEVICHHDAAPHNVIWRPDGTLGLIDFDLASPGARIYDVAYAAWTWVPIFSDRDSYTLGWKRPDRPRRLRLFADAYGLIPRDRHRLIRTIRKRIVDHVEGIRRMAAAGDPAFVRIVHKGHLRRPMRDLRLLDYERHTLEWALR; translated from the coding sequence GTGACCACTGACGACCGCGTCCACGCCGGCTGGCGTGACCAGCGCCATCCGGCACCGGGCCTGGGGAGACCGCACGTGACCGCACAGGAGATCCCGCTGCACGGCGGGAACGTCAGCACCGTCGTCAAGGTCGGCGACACGGTCCGCCGCAACGCCGGGCCGTGGACCCCGGCGGTACACGGCCTGCTGCGCCACCTGGAGTACGTCGGCTTCACCGGCGCGCCCCGGGCGTACGGCATGGACGAGCGGAACCGGGAGATCCTCTCGTACATGGAGGGGGAGTGCGGGGAGTACCCGCTCGCCCCGCACTGGGTCACCGACGAGGCGCTGGTCACCGTGGCGACCATGCTGCGGATGTTCCACGACGCCCAGTACGGCTTCGTCCCGCCACCCGGGGCGGTCTGGCGTTCGTTCGGCCCGCCCCCGCCGGACACCGAGGTGATCTGCCACCACGACGCCGCCCCGCACAACGTGATCTGGCGACCGGACGGCACCCTCGGGCTGATCGACTTCGACCTGGCCTCGCCCGGCGCGCGGATCTACGACGTGGCGTACGCGGCGTGGACCTGGGTGCCGATCTTCTCCGACCGGGACTCCTACACCCTCGGCTGGAAGCGGCCGGACCGGCCCCGTCGGCTGCGCCTGTTCGCCGACGCGTACGGGCTGATCCCCCGGGACCGGCACCGGCTGATCCGGACCATCCGCAAGCGGATCGTCGACCACGTCGAGGGCATCCGGCGGATGGCCGCCGCCGGCGACCCGGCGTTCGTCCGGATCGTGCACAAGGGGCATCTCCGGCGTCCGATGCGCGATCTGCGGCTGCTCGACTACGAACGGCACACCCTGGAATGGGCGCTGCGGTAA
- a CDS encoding MarR family winged helix-turn-helix transcriptional regulator, with the protein MDNQLPELLRTVEHELTALLRRGRAVSWGVVREVHPHLEPNTYGLLLWLRRSGAVRLTDLSVRLGVGKGTLSRQIRGLEELGLVRREPDPEDRRAARLSLTVEGQRRFDAARGSRVEELQQSLAGWSADDLAEFARLLHHFNENWTPER; encoded by the coding sequence GTGGACAACCAGTTGCCCGAGCTGCTGCGGACGGTCGAACACGAGCTGACCGCGCTGCTGCGCCGGGGCCGGGCGGTCTCCTGGGGGGTCGTCCGGGAGGTCCACCCGCACCTGGAGCCCAACACGTACGGGCTGCTGCTCTGGCTGCGGCGCAGCGGCGCGGTCCGGCTGACCGACCTGTCCGTCCGGCTGGGGGTCGGCAAGGGCACGCTCAGTCGGCAGATCCGGGGGCTGGAGGAGCTGGGCCTGGTGCGTCGCGAGCCGGATCCGGAGGACCGGCGGGCCGCCCGGCTCAGCCTGACCGTGGAGGGGCAGCGCCGGTTCGACGCGGCCCGGGGCAGCCGGGTGGAGGAGTTGCAGCAGTCCCTGGCCGGCTGGTCGGCCGACGACCTGGCGGAGTTCGCCCGGCTGCTGCACCACTTCAACGAGAACTGGACGCCCGAGCGGTGA